The Micromonospora sp. Llam0 genome includes a window with the following:
- a CDS encoding PPC domain-containing DNA-binding protein has product MRSHDLTPGRMIGVVFDHGDDFFTALTDACRTHNIRQGYIPMFIAGLSQAKLVGTCQRLDNPDAPVWSHVDLTNIEALGGGTIAWDDTTGTITPHIHLTVGLKEHSATAHTSHLLNATVQFLTEMLIIEVTAPTMHRLPNPNLYDVPQLHLGPTGHGN; this is encoded by the coding sequence ATGCGTAGCCACGACCTGACCCCCGGCCGCATGATCGGCGTCGTCTTCGACCACGGCGACGACTTCTTCACCGCCCTCACCGACGCCTGCCGCACCCACAACATCCGACAGGGCTACATCCCGATGTTCATCGCCGGCCTCAGCCAGGCGAAACTCGTCGGCACCTGCCAACGCCTCGACAACCCCGACGCACCCGTCTGGTCACACGTCGACCTCACCAACATCGAAGCCCTCGGCGGCGGCACCATCGCCTGGGACGACACCACCGGGACCATCACACCCCACATCCACCTCACCGTCGGACTCAAGGAACACAGCGCCACCGCCCACACCAGCCACCTCCTTAACGCCACCGTCCAGTTCCTCACCGAAATGCTCATCATCGAAGTCACCGCACCGACCATGCACCGGCTACCGAACCCCAACCTGTACGACGTACCACAACTGCACCTCGGACCGACAGGGCACGGGAACTGA
- a CDS encoding NYN domain-containing protein yields the protein MDTAAKLAVLIDADNAQPSAIEALLAEVAKYGTAHVKRAYGDWTGTGLRGWKELLLSQSIQPIQQFAYTTGKNATDSALIIDAMDLLYSGRFDGFCIVSSDSDFTRLASRLRESGLTVYGFGERKTPKPFVAACDKFVYTENLNYTGDPSPEDITPSRAAPTIAPPKNDTALVALLRNAVEAASDDDGWASLSSVGNIILKQRPDFDPRSYGYGKLSDLVTATTLFDTERRNPGGGKPGVIYIRDKRQSSARTPKSRAASATDSAPSSTTAG from the coding sequence ATGGACACCGCCGCTAAACTCGCCGTTTTGATCGACGCGGACAACGCGCAACCGTCGGCGATCGAGGCGCTGTTGGCCGAGGTCGCCAAGTACGGCACAGCCCACGTCAAACGCGCCTACGGCGACTGGACCGGCACCGGCCTTCGAGGCTGGAAGGAGCTGCTGCTGTCCCAGTCGATCCAGCCGATCCAGCAGTTCGCCTACACCACCGGCAAGAACGCCACCGACTCGGCGTTGATCATCGACGCGATGGACCTGCTGTACTCCGGGCGCTTCGACGGGTTCTGCATCGTGTCCAGCGACAGCGATTTCACCCGCCTGGCGTCACGGCTACGCGAGTCCGGACTCACCGTTTACGGCTTCGGCGAACGCAAGACCCCGAAACCGTTCGTCGCCGCCTGCGACAAGTTCGTCTACACCGAGAACCTGAACTACACCGGCGACCCCTCGCCAGAGGACATCACGCCGTCGAGAGCCGCTCCGACCATCGCCCCACCCAAGAACGACACCGCCCTCGTCGCTCTTCTGCGCAACGCCGTCGAGGCCGCCTCCGACGACGACGGCTGGGCATCCTTGTCCAGCGTCGGCAACATCATCCTCAAGCAGCGCCCCGACTTCGACCCGCGCAGCTACGGCTACGGCAAACTCAGCGACCTTGTCACCGCGACCACCTTGTTCGACACGGAGCGACGCAACCCCGGAGGCGGCAAGCCCGGCGTCATCTACATCCGCGACAAACGCCAGTCGTCAGCAAGGACTCCGAAATCCCGCGCAGCTTCAGCGACCGACAGCGCCCCAAGCTCGACGACCGCAGGCTGA
- a CDS encoding lanthionine synthetase C family protein, with protein sequence MSTGQSLADGAAGVALLHLETGDWPAAYAALREATADGVSIADGASLFHGAPALAFVLATTDHPHLARARTIAATGTATVTRRRLDTAHRRIDSRQQPHYAEYDLIRGLTGLGVALRRLGDHDLLRHVLDYLVRLTEPVDDLPGWWCANGPDRHQPPPPGGHANHGLAHGITGPLALLALTHRDGISVNGHTTAITRICRWLDRWQQHTDSATWWPQTLTLDDLHRGTPAQRHPLRPSWCYGTPGIARAQQLAGIALDDITRRHLADTAFTTCVNDSAQIRRLTDRSLCHGTAGLLATGRRIAADALTPTPVTPLTRLHQHITSSTAGEPAGLLDGTTGTRLATAATTTTGWDACLLLH encoded by the coding sequence ATGAGCACCGGGCAGTCACTCGCCGACGGCGCCGCCGGGGTCGCCCTGCTGCATCTGGAAACCGGCGACTGGCCGGCCGCGTACGCCGCCCTGCGGGAAGCCACCGCCGACGGCGTCAGCATCGCCGACGGCGCAAGCCTCTTCCACGGCGCACCCGCGCTCGCCTTCGTCCTCGCCACCACCGACCACCCCCACCTCGCGCGGGCCCGAACCATCGCCGCGACCGGCACCGCCACCGTGACCCGCCGACGCCTCGACACCGCTCACCGCCGCATCGACTCCCGCCAGCAGCCGCACTACGCCGAGTACGACCTCATCCGTGGCCTGACCGGACTCGGCGTCGCCCTACGCCGCCTCGGCGACCACGACCTGCTCCGCCACGTCCTCGACTACCTGGTCCGCCTCACCGAACCGGTCGACGACCTCCCCGGCTGGTGGTGCGCCAACGGACCCGACCGCCACCAGCCGCCACCACCCGGAGGCCACGCCAACCACGGCCTCGCCCACGGCATCACCGGACCCCTCGCCCTACTCGCCCTCACCCACCGCGACGGCATCAGCGTCAACGGACACACCACCGCGATCACCCGCATCTGCCGGTGGCTGGACCGGTGGCAGCAGCACACCGACAGCGCCACCTGGTGGCCGCAAACCCTCACCCTCGACGACCTGCACCGGGGCACACCAGCGCAGCGACACCCGCTGCGACCCTCCTGGTGCTACGGCACCCCCGGCATCGCCCGCGCCCAGCAACTCGCCGGCATCGCCCTGGACGACATAACCCGACGGCACCTCGCTGACACCGCGTTCACCACCTGCGTGAACGACTCCGCGCAGATCCGCCGACTCACCGACCGCAGCCTCTGCCACGGCACCGCCGGCCTCCTCGCGACCGGCCGACGCATCGCCGCCGACGCGCTCACCCCGACACCCGTCACGCCGCTGACCCGCCTGCACCAGCACATCACCAGCTCCACAGCCGGGGAACCCGCCGGACTTCTCGACGGCACCACCGGCACCCGACTCGCCACCGCAGCGACCACCACGACCGGGTGGGACGCCTGCCTCCTCTTGCACTGA
- a CDS encoding thiopeptide-type bacteriocin biosynthesis protein codes for MDTAWKQVTIDYPGRSRHEREHNAVPHLRSVLPAAETAGLITSWWFIRKGPWRIRYLPATPTEHPDAVHRLLTQNVPWTSDIYEPETHTFGGPAAMDTAHILFHHDSHYLLTYLHGQPTNRREHSLILNTALMRAAGLDLNEQADVWARAAQHRADHLHPHPAVRTDLATWESFTDKVRHLLLGNPRHPSDWQNAFANAGTTLGDLRTTGTLTRGLRAVITDHVIFHWNRIGLPATSQATLAQAATEAILGNTPPPPTDQQTAGRAPDPAPRLTTVSSPDANHG; via the coding sequence ATGGACACCGCCTGGAAACAGGTGACTATCGACTACCCCGGCCGCAGCCGCCACGAACGCGAACACAACGCCGTACCCCACCTCCGCAGCGTGCTGCCCGCCGCCGAAACCGCGGGCCTCATCACCTCATGGTGGTTCATCCGCAAAGGACCCTGGCGCATCCGCTACCTGCCCGCCACACCCACCGAGCACCCCGACGCCGTACACCGCCTCCTCACCCAGAATGTTCCCTGGACCAGTGACATCTACGAACCCGAAACCCACACTTTCGGCGGCCCCGCCGCGATGGACACCGCCCACATCCTGTTCCACCACGACAGCCACTACCTCCTCACCTACCTCCACGGCCAGCCCACCAACCGACGCGAACACTCACTCATCCTCAACACCGCACTGATGCGCGCCGCCGGACTCGACCTCAACGAACAAGCCGACGTCTGGGCCCGCGCCGCCCAGCACCGCGCCGACCACCTCCACCCCCACCCGGCCGTCCGGACCGACCTCGCCACCTGGGAATCGTTCACCGACAAGGTCCGCCACCTGCTACTCGGAAACCCCCGCCACCCGAGCGACTGGCAGAACGCCTTCGCAAACGCCGGCACCACCCTCGGCGACCTGCGCACCACCGGCACACTGACCCGTGGACTACGGGCGGTCATCACCGACCACGTGATCTTCCACTGGAACCGGATCGGACTACCTGCCACCAGCCAGGCCACCCTCGCCCAAGCCGCAACCGAAGCAATCCTCGGCAACACCCCGCCACCGCCAACCGACCAGCAGACGGCGGGCCGAGCACCGGATCCCGCCCCACGGTTGACTACGGTCAGCTCACCAGACGCCAACCACGGTTGA
- a CDS encoding asparaginase, with protein sequence MSSTPATPTPRVVVFGLGGTIAMTSGTGGGAVSPTLTAQQLVDAVPGLADAPIAVDVVDFRRRPGASLTVADLTDLHTAATHALADGATGVVVTQGTDTIEETAYLLDLLHHRPEPIVVTGAMRNPTLAGADGPANILAAIHTAASPQARDQGCLVAFADEIHAARWVTKTHSTSGATFRSLDTGPLGYVLEGTVRMLNRVPHRLTIPAPHRTDTATVALHTVTLDDDPTIIDAIGRHCDGLVIAGFGVGHVPEPLVDTLTTLAGRIPVVLASRTPAGPTLTHTYGFPGSEQDLIARGLIPAGWLHPYKARVLLRALLTADTKPHDIAAAVTTAGGLTEPTTWPWTTTSNDDRPGTSRTDA encoded by the coding sequence GTGTCCTCAACTCCGGCAACGCCCACGCCACGGGTGGTGGTGTTCGGCCTCGGCGGCACCATCGCCATGACCAGCGGCACCGGCGGCGGCGCGGTCAGCCCCACCCTGACCGCCCAGCAACTCGTCGACGCCGTACCCGGACTCGCGGACGCGCCAATCGCAGTCGACGTCGTCGACTTCCGCCGCCGACCCGGCGCGAGCCTCACCGTCGCCGACCTCACCGACCTGCACACCGCCGCGACGCACGCCCTGGCCGACGGCGCGACCGGTGTCGTCGTCACCCAGGGCACCGACACCATCGAGGAAACCGCCTACCTGCTCGACCTGCTCCACCACCGCCCCGAACCGATAGTGGTCACCGGCGCGATGCGTAACCCCACCCTCGCTGGCGCCGACGGCCCCGCGAACATCCTCGCCGCCATCCACACCGCCGCCTCCCCACAGGCGCGGGACCAGGGCTGCCTCGTCGCCTTCGCCGACGAGATCCACGCCGCACGATGGGTGACCAAGACCCACTCCACCAGCGGCGCCACCTTCCGATCCCTGGACACCGGCCCCCTCGGCTACGTCCTCGAAGGCACCGTACGGATGCTCAACCGGGTGCCCCACCGGCTGACCATCCCCGCCCCGCACCGGACAGACACCGCCACCGTCGCCCTACACACCGTCACCCTCGACGACGACCCCACGATCATCGACGCCATCGGCCGGCACTGCGACGGCCTCGTCATCGCCGGATTCGGCGTCGGCCACGTCCCCGAACCCCTCGTCGACACCCTCACCACCCTCGCCGGACGAATCCCCGTCGTCCTCGCCTCCCGCACCCCCGCCGGACCCACCCTCACCCACACCTACGGCTTCCCTGGCTCCGAGCAGGACCTCATCGCCCGCGGTCTCATCCCCGCAGGCTGGCTCCACCCCTACAAGGCCCGCGTCCTGCTCCGCGCACTCCTCACCGCCGACACGAAACCACACGACATCGCGGCCGCGGTCACCACAGCCGGTGGACTCACCGAACCCACCACCTGGCCCTGGACCACCACCAGCAACGACGACCGGCCGGGAACGAGCCGTACGGATGCGTAG
- a CDS encoding helix-turn-helix transcriptional regulator gives MDETDHGEKDSATIEQRHLQDAKHTLGRKLRELRTACGLVQKDVAQRVFSTRSTVANVEAGRQVVDRVFWQQCDTILNAGGGLLDAYDAYRRLEKQYQTQRSEAALRARWGAAAEAALDRPPVSNLLSVHPRSHPAEPAGGDLSAMIASAIGEPAQSARADHTIPAPGGRHFPGASVEVEIYPATDDGRIVATIPRTDAGRQWRHPLQRRIVAGRTVTSTSDGLFGLDSRQASQRLVDTGDDVRLLIPRAYQLDAITAAVLWAVANLDQSLLLDDARLETTRTAAAEYSRLARSAVSADIGNDLDTVSRMWLGSAFCADHISRQWDRLTETPTFWTREQTGEEASTWLLFRHKLRYLDATATRTATSSQRATRMFCVPRSAVEASTESERILLLLAVALMESFGIDTAVTDEPEYGTLPGLVLTPQRAIVATWLRADGVWHVDVTDQRAAIAEYRDAAAHVQAHSVIAGDTTGSRMQALADYLNLDWTRLRHRCAELGDHGLSGIADPRSRLLCLDGVDRACRFVGSLP, from the coding sequence ATGGACGAGACCGACCACGGCGAGAAGGACTCCGCGACCATCGAGCAACGACACCTGCAGGACGCGAAGCACACGCTCGGCCGGAAGCTCCGCGAGCTGCGTACGGCGTGTGGCCTCGTGCAGAAGGACGTCGCGCAGCGGGTTTTCAGCACCCGCAGCACCGTGGCGAACGTGGAAGCCGGCCGGCAGGTGGTTGACCGGGTCTTCTGGCAGCAGTGCGACACGATCCTCAACGCTGGCGGTGGCCTGCTTGACGCCTATGACGCCTACCGCCGGTTGGAGAAGCAGTACCAGACGCAGCGATCAGAAGCGGCACTGCGCGCCCGGTGGGGCGCGGCAGCCGAGGCAGCCCTGGACCGCCCACCAGTCTCTAATCTCCTGTCGGTCCACCCACGGTCGCATCCCGCCGAACCGGCTGGCGGCGATCTCTCGGCGATGATCGCGTCAGCGATCGGCGAACCGGCCCAGTCCGCCAGAGCGGACCACACCATTCCCGCACCAGGCGGACGGCATTTCCCCGGCGCGTCCGTCGAGGTGGAGATCTACCCGGCGACCGACGACGGCCGGATCGTCGCGACCATCCCCCGGACCGATGCCGGTAGACAGTGGCGGCATCCGCTGCAGCGCCGGATCGTCGCGGGACGGACCGTCACGTCCACCAGCGACGGGCTGTTCGGGCTGGACTCCCGGCAGGCGTCGCAGCGGCTGGTCGACACCGGAGACGACGTCCGCCTACTCATTCCCCGCGCTTACCAGCTCGACGCCATCACCGCAGCGGTGCTGTGGGCCGTGGCGAACCTGGACCAGTCGCTCCTGCTCGACGACGCCCGCCTCGAAACCACCCGGACCGCCGCAGCCGAGTACAGCCGCCTCGCCCGGTCCGCCGTCAGCGCAGACATCGGCAACGACCTGGACACCGTGTCACGGATGTGGCTCGGCTCGGCGTTCTGCGCCGACCACATCAGCCGCCAATGGGACCGGCTCACCGAGACCCCCACCTTCTGGACACGGGAACAGACCGGTGAGGAGGCCAGCACCTGGCTGCTCTTCCGCCACAAGCTGCGCTACCTCGACGCGACCGCGACGCGGACCGCCACCAGCTCCCAACGGGCGACAAGGATGTTCTGCGTCCCCCGATCCGCTGTGGAAGCCTCCACCGAGTCGGAACGGATACTCCTGCTGTTGGCGGTCGCGTTGATGGAATCCTTCGGCATCGACACCGCGGTCACCGACGAACCCGAGTACGGCACGCTACCCGGCCTCGTCCTCACCCCCCAGCGGGCGATCGTCGCCACCTGGCTCCGCGCGGACGGCGTATGGCACGTCGACGTCACCGACCAGCGCGCCGCCATCGCCGAATACCGCGACGCCGCCGCACACGTACAGGCCCACTCCGTCATCGCCGGCGACACCACCGGCTCCCGAATGCAGGCCCTCGCCGACTACCTGAACCTGGACTGGACCCGCCTGCGCCACCGGTGCGCCGAACTCGGCGACCACGGCCTGTCCGGCATCGCCGACCCCCGCAGCCGCCTGCTCTGCCTCGACGGCGTCGACCGGGCGTGCCGCTTCGTCGGCTCCCTGCCGTAA